The following are encoded together in the Pseudomonas maumuensis genome:
- the thpR gene encoding RNA 2',3'-cyclic phosphodiesterase, whose protein sequence is MIQDARPSGAPFKRLFFALSLGDEQRRGISQWRCGLGLRSGKPVPSENFHVTLLFLGDVDVAQVPAVCAAMDALRLPEANLRLVLDQLQVWPRASALVLTPAQAPLALRQLVYGLQQALLPLGIEPSVREYRPHLTLSRDFREPLPEVGEAPAFHLVARHFTLYESRKGRYWPLAEWSLAQ, encoded by the coding sequence ATGATCCAGGACGCACGCCCCAGCGGGGCTCCCTTCAAGCGGTTGTTTTTCGCCCTGTCGCTGGGCGACGAACAGCGCCGTGGCATCAGCCAGTGGCGGTGTGGTTTGGGCCTGCGCAGCGGCAAGCCGGTGCCGAGCGAAAACTTCCATGTCACCTTGCTGTTCCTGGGCGATGTCGATGTCGCCCAGGTGCCGGCGGTGTGCGCCGCGATGGACGCGTTGCGGCTGCCTGAGGCCAACCTGCGCCTGGTCCTCGACCAATTGCAGGTGTGGCCGCGGGCTTCGGCGCTGGTGCTGACGCCCGCGCAGGCACCGCTGGCCCTGCGCCAGTTGGTGTACGGCCTGCAGCAGGCGCTGTTGCCGCTGGGCATCGAGCCGTCGGTGCGTGAATACCGGCCACACCTGACCCTGTCCCGGGATTTTCGCGAGCCGTTGCCGGAGGTGGGCGAGGCGCCGGCGTTCCACCTCGTGGCCCGTCACTTCACCCTGTACGAGTCACGCAAGGGCCGCTACTGGCCCTTGGCCGAGTGGTCCCTGGCGCAGTGA
- a CDS encoding carboxymuconolactone decarboxylase family protein: MSMMDWDAYRKQLMAGIGDLKQLSPDTVAGYMTASGAGAKTNHLDAKTRELISLAVAVTTRCDGCIAVHSQQAVKHGATREEIAEALGVAVAMNAGAALVYSARALDAVGKSGA, translated from the coding sequence ATGAGCATGATGGACTGGGACGCCTACCGTAAGCAGTTGATGGCCGGCATCGGCGATCTCAAGCAACTGTCCCCCGATACCGTGGCCGGCTACATGACCGCCAGCGGCGCCGGGGCCAAGACCAACCACCTGGACGCCAAGACCCGCGAGCTGATCTCCCTGGCCGTGGCCGTCACCACCCGCTGCGACGGCTGTATCGCCGTGCATTCGCAGCAGGCGGTCAAGCATGGTGCGACCCGTGAGGAGATCGCCGAGGCCCTGGGCGTGGCGGTGGCGATGAACGCCGGCGCGGCACTGGTCTACTCGGCCCGGGCCCTGGACGCGGTGGGCAAGTCCGGCGCCTGA
- a CDS encoding lytic polysaccharide monooxygenase auxiliary activity family 9 protein, translating into MNQPENQNPLRHGRVTTPASRGAVAIDLGVLSGWQVDEMEGGKNFPALAAGPFPAPFQSDNPSVAPPADGYILSGGKTDARDCVNFTDEEMGKKLNRAFTWPLINVDAGQVFKVTWRYTAPHTTRGYRWLITKDGWDPKQRITRAQLEDKPFAEDFYPQVPYYSHAGELKAKVDHEVKLPANKKGRHVIVLMWIVANTGNAFYQAFDVDFQ; encoded by the coding sequence ATGAACCAACCAGAAAACCAAAACCCGCTTCGTCACGGTCGTGTCACCACCCCAGCCTCGCGCGGCGCCGTCGCCATCGACCTTGGCGTGCTGAGCGGCTGGCAGGTCGATGAAATGGAAGGCGGCAAAAACTTCCCGGCGCTGGCCGCCGGTCCGTTCCCGGCGCCGTTCCAGTCGGACAACCCGAGCGTCGCACCGCCCGCCGATGGCTACATCCTCAGCGGCGGCAAGACCGATGCCCGTGACTGCGTCAACTTCACCGACGAGGAGATGGGCAAGAAGCTCAACCGCGCCTTCACCTGGCCGCTGATCAATGTCGACGCCGGGCAAGTGTTCAAGGTGACCTGGCGCTACACCGCGCCGCATACCACCCGCGGCTATCGCTGGCTGATCACCAAGGACGGCTGGGACCCGAAACAACGCATCACCCGTGCGCAACTGGAAGACAAGCCGTTCGCCGAGGACTTCTACCCGCAGGTGCCGTACTACAGCCATGCCGGCGAGCTGAAGGCCAAGGTCGATCATGAAGTGAAGCTGCCGGCCAACAAAAAGGGCCGTCACGTGATCGTGCTGATGTGGATCGTCGCCAATACCGGCAACGCTTTCTACCAGGCATTCGACGTCGACTTCCAGTAA
- a CDS encoding ATP-binding cassette domain-containing protein: MAMIELSGVGLNHGRKQCFSELDARIEWGQRIAIIGDNGSGKSSLLRLLQGSLTPSEGHLERHGGLRVGHVAQVLDGESPLSGGQRVNQALSQALALGPDLLLLDEPTNHLDAANRRSLSRMLEHFHGTLVLVTHDVALMNQTCDTLWHLHHGRLDVFHGSYADYMAERDLQRGVLDKRIAEVRRARDDAHDSLMQEQARAASARKRGVKAIQNSKWATVRSPTKLGRGNTTAGRKQAQILQQQRELGDQLAELRPEPVIVPRFHLPATNQSSRVLIQVRGGSVGYADLPVLSGIDLQLDGGERLALTGNNGSGKSTLARAILGDPRVWRRGDWLLPAPEQIGYIDQHYDTLPADANVQEALARQVPDWPLEQLRAHLADFLFRQADAVQAPVAGLSGGEKARLSLACIAARPPQLLILDEPTNNLDLRMRTHLLEVLVDYPNALLVISHDQDFLDGLGIDRHFHCARDHSAKGQ; encoded by the coding sequence ATGGCAATGATCGAACTGTCTGGCGTGGGCTTGAACCATGGCCGCAAACAATGTTTCAGCGAACTCGACGCGCGCATCGAGTGGGGGCAACGCATCGCCATCATTGGCGACAACGGCAGCGGTAAGTCGTCACTGCTGCGCCTGCTGCAGGGCAGCCTAACGCCCAGCGAGGGGCACCTCGAACGCCACGGCGGCCTGCGGGTCGGCCATGTCGCCCAGGTACTGGACGGTGAGTCGCCGCTCAGCGGCGGCCAGCGCGTCAACCAGGCCTTGAGCCAGGCCCTGGCCCTGGGCCCCGACCTGCTGCTGCTGGACGAACCGACCAATCACCTGGACGCCGCCAACCGTCGTTCGCTGTCGCGCATGCTCGAACATTTCCACGGCACGCTGGTGTTGGTGACCCACGATGTGGCGCTGATGAACCAGACCTGCGACACCCTCTGGCACTTGCACCACGGGCGCCTGGACGTGTTCCACGGCAGCTACGCCGACTACATGGCCGAGCGCGACCTGCAACGCGGCGTGCTCGACAAGCGCATCGCCGAGGTGCGCCGCGCCCGCGACGACGCCCACGACTCGCTGATGCAGGAACAGGCCCGCGCCGCCAGCGCCCGCAAGCGTGGGGTCAAGGCGATCCAGAACAGCAAGTGGGCGACCGTGCGCTCGCCGACCAAGCTGGGCCGCGGCAACACCACCGCCGGGCGCAAGCAGGCGCAGATCCTGCAGCAACAGCGCGAGCTCGGCGATCAGCTCGCCGAGCTGCGCCCGGAACCGGTGATCGTGCCACGCTTTCACCTGCCCGCGACCAACCAGTCGTCACGGGTGCTGATCCAGGTTCGTGGTGGCAGCGTCGGCTACGCCGACCTGCCGGTGCTCAGCGGCATCGACCTGCAGTTGGATGGCGGCGAGCGCCTGGCCCTGACCGGCAACAACGGCAGCGGCAAATCCACCCTGGCGCGGGCGATCCTCGGCGACCCGCGGGTCTGGCGTCGAGGCGACTGGCTGCTGCCGGCGCCCGAACAGATCGGCTACATCGACCAGCACTACGACACCCTGCCCGCCGATGCCAATGTGCAAGAAGCCCTGGCGCGACAAGTGCCGGATTGGCCGCTGGAACAGTTGCGCGCGCACCTTGCGGACTTCCTGTTCCGCCAGGCCGATGCGGTGCAAGCGCCGGTGGCGGGGCTGTCCGGCGGCGAGAAGGCGCGCCTGTCCCTGGCCTGCATCGCCGCCCGGCCGCCGCAGCTACTGATCCTCGACGAGCCGACCAACAACCTCGACCTGCGCATGCGTACCCACCTGCTGGAGGTGCTGGTGGACTACCCCAACGCGCTGCTGGTGATTTCCCACGATCAGGACTTCCTCGACGGCCTGGGCATCGACCGCCACTTTCACTGCGCCAGGGACCACTCGGCCAAGGGCCAGTAG
- a CDS encoding GNAT family N-acetyltransferase: protein MIQIRPMTPEDFERFWPTFQAIVQARQTYAFDPTLSSDQARTLWLETPLRTLVAEADGELLGSYFLKANAAGPGGHVGNCGYMVCENARGRGVARLMCEHSQKLARQEGFLALQFNSVVATNEVAVALWHKLGFETVGRLPKAYRHGELGLVDCLVMYKWLADEPVVEKPPLLIGRKNIEARVSRRRGR, encoded by the coding sequence ATGATCCAGATCCGCCCCATGACCCCGGAAGACTTCGAGCGCTTCTGGCCGACCTTCCAGGCCATTGTCCAGGCTCGCCAGACCTACGCCTTCGACCCTACCCTGAGCAGCGACCAAGCTCGCACGCTATGGCTGGAGACCCCGTTGCGTACCCTGGTGGCCGAGGCAGACGGCGAACTACTCGGTTCCTACTTCCTCAAGGCCAACGCCGCCGGCCCTGGCGGGCACGTGGGCAACTGCGGCTACATGGTGTGCGAGAACGCCCGTGGCCGCGGCGTGGCCAGGCTGATGTGCGAGCATTCGCAGAAGCTCGCTCGCCAGGAAGGCTTCCTGGCCCTGCAGTTCAATTCGGTGGTGGCGACCAACGAAGTGGCCGTGGCGCTGTGGCACAAGCTCGGCTTCGAGACTGTCGGACGCCTGCCCAAGGCCTACCGCCATGGTGAGCTGGGCCTGGTCGATTGCCTGGTGATGTACAAGTGGCTGGCCGACGAGCCGGTGGTGGAGAAACCGCCGCTGTTGATCGGGCGCAAGAACATCGAGGCGCGGGTGTCGCGTCGACGCGGGCGCTGA
- a CDS encoding DNA-3-methyladenine glycosylase family protein: MANIIDTTENDACDLALKAHDARLDGGFFLGWRPPYDTAAMLGFLRLRAIPGVECVEEGTYTRTLRLIQDGQEYCGWLSVSFDEARDQARVRISDSLAGVLPTLINHVRAAFDLDADPLAIDAVLHSAFPSGAGLRVPGTVDGFELAVRAVLGQQITVAAARTLGARLVAAFGQPIATPFPSLDRLFPAPAALIAASGDELGRLGITRQRQAALKALAEAVLVGGLILSPGVDVAATCARLRTLPGIGDWTAQYIALRALRWPDAFPAGDVALQKALGVSGANAATQAAQAWRPWRGYAVLRAWQAGPGSVR, from the coding sequence ATGGCCAATATCATCGATACCACCGAAAACGACGCCTGCGACCTGGCACTGAAAGCGCACGATGCGCGCTTGGACGGCGGTTTTTTCCTGGGCTGGCGTCCGCCCTATGACACTGCGGCAATGCTCGGCTTTCTGCGCCTGCGGGCGATACCCGGCGTGGAGTGTGTGGAGGAGGGCACATACACCCGTACGCTGCGCCTCATACAGGACGGTCAGGAATATTGCGGCTGGTTGAGCGTGTCCTTCGACGAGGCGCGCGACCAGGCGCGGGTGAGGATCAGCGATTCGCTGGCGGGCGTCCTGCCCACGCTGATCAACCACGTGCGCGCCGCGTTCGACCTGGATGCCGACCCGCTCGCCATCGACGCCGTGCTGCACAGTGCGTTCCCTTCGGGTGCGGGCCTGCGAGTTCCGGGGACGGTGGATGGTTTCGAGTTGGCCGTGCGCGCCGTGCTGGGCCAGCAGATCACCGTGGCCGCTGCGCGCACACTGGGCGCTCGCCTGGTCGCGGCCTTCGGGCAACCCATCGCAACGCCTTTCCCCAGCCTGGATCGCCTGTTCCCCGCACCCGCCGCGCTGATCGCGGCCAGTGGTGACGAGCTAGGCCGACTGGGCATCACGCGCCAGCGCCAGGCGGCGCTCAAGGCCTTGGCCGAAGCAGTGCTGGTGGGCGGCCTGATCCTGAGCCCTGGTGTCGACGTCGCGGCCACCTGTGCCCGGTTGCGTACCCTGCCGGGCATCGGCGACTGGACCGCGCAGTACATTGCCTTGCGCGCGCTGCGCTGGCCCGATGCCTTTCCGGCGGGCGACGTGGCACTGCAAAAAGCCCTGGGAGTGAGCGGCGCCAACGCTGCAACGCAAGCCGCGCAGGCCTGGCGGCCCTGGCGTGGCTATGCGGTGCTGCGCGCCTGGCAAGCGGGGCCGGGCAGCGTGCGCTGA
- a CDS encoding TonB-dependent receptor has translation MSRFNKLHSLAACLAVSLPALADDHAVAPLTLPSTAITDTREPQAIDLATPTPAGSRLNLSALDTPASTSSLTEAQIQQRNNLTVQDAVTRSPGITFIGTPGDGGTGLSARGFTGQSSVMTLFDGSRLYAGAGTLTFPVDPWMVERIDVIRGPASVLYGEGATGAVVNVVPKKPFAGDIRNHLRLGYGSWDRQQLGLDSGGSLSERLSYRVTLNQQAGNGWVDRTDSRSLALSAALRFDASDDLSFTLSHERGDAQPANYYGTPLIDGHLRRSVRDKNYNVSNDVQRYHDEWTRLTSDWTLSDSLSARNELYYIKSRRHWRNAESYAWDATSAVVQRGSFLEIRHNQEQLGDRQSFSLDHALFGLASKTVVGVEYNKIRFNVDSNSPYRDGGTDPLDPWQPAPGGFHSLSPTRAQTLSKVDTFALFAENRTQLTERLALVTGVRRDQNHIDRNDLVNDTRSDRSLRGGNWRAGLVYALSDDLSLYGQYSTSEDGVGDLLTQRPNKRLDLTEARQTEIGLKQRFWDARGEWTLAAYHIVKRKLPVYNPVTHDSQQAGQQTSDGLEASLELALGKQWQLSANAALVRAKYDDFLEEGNDGSVHDRAGNRPQDVPRRTANLWLSKGFGQALDAGIGLRYVGERYSSAANDQQVPGYTVVDANLGWQVLPDVRLGLQLNNLFDRQYAQSSYSGEQWLLGAPRSYFATLDYTF, from the coding sequence ATGTCCCGATTCAACAAGCTTCACTCCCTGGCGGCCTGCCTGGCCGTATCCCTGCCGGCGCTGGCCGATGATCATGCCGTGGCGCCCCTCACCCTGCCCTCCACGGCGATCACCGACACCCGCGAGCCGCAGGCTATCGACCTGGCCACCCCGACCCCGGCCGGCTCGCGCCTGAACCTCAGCGCCCTGGACACCCCGGCCAGCACCAGCAGCCTGACCGAAGCGCAGATCCAGCAGCGCAACAACCTGACCGTGCAGGACGCCGTGACCCGCTCGCCGGGCATCACCTTCATCGGCACGCCGGGCGACGGCGGCACCGGTCTGTCGGCCCGAGGCTTCACCGGCCAGAGCTCGGTGATGACGCTGTTCGACGGCTCGCGCCTGTATGCCGGCGCCGGCACCCTCACCTTCCCGGTCGATCCGTGGATGGTCGAGCGCATCGACGTGATCCGCGGCCCGGCCTCGGTGCTGTATGGCGAAGGCGCCACGGGCGCGGTGGTCAACGTGGTGCCGAAGAAACCGTTCGCCGGCGACATCCGCAACCACCTGCGCCTGGGCTATGGCTCCTGGGACCGCCAGCAACTGGGCCTGGACAGCGGCGGCAGCCTCAGCGAGCGCCTGAGCTACCGCGTCACTCTCAACCAGCAGGCGGGTAACGGCTGGGTCGATCGCACCGATTCGCGCAGCCTGGCCCTCAGCGCCGCACTGCGCTTCGACGCCAGCGACGACCTGAGCTTCACCCTCTCCCACGAACGCGGCGACGCGCAGCCGGCCAACTACTACGGCACCCCGCTGATCGACGGCCATTTGCGCCGCAGCGTGCGCGACAAGAACTACAACGTCAGCAACGACGTGCAGCGCTACCACGACGAGTGGACGCGCCTGACCAGCGACTGGACCCTGAGCGACAGCCTCAGCGCCCGCAACGAGCTGTACTACATCAAGAGCCGCCGGCACTGGCGCAACGCCGAGTCGTACGCCTGGGACGCCACCAGCGCGGTGGTCCAGCGAGGCAGCTTCCTGGAGATCAGGCACAACCAGGAACAACTCGGCGACCGCCAGAGCTTCAGCCTCGACCATGCGCTGTTCGGCCTGGCCAGCAAGACCGTGGTCGGCGTCGAGTACAACAAGATTCGCTTCAACGTCGACAGCAACTCGCCCTACCGTGATGGCGGCACTGACCCGCTCGATCCGTGGCAGCCGGCGCCTGGAGGCTTCCACAGCCTCAGCCCGACCCGAGCGCAGACGCTGTCCAAGGTCGACACCTTCGCCCTGTTCGCGGAAAACCGTACCCAGTTGACCGAGCGCCTGGCGCTGGTCACCGGCGTGCGCCGCGACCAGAACCACATCGACCGCAACGACCTGGTCAACGACACCCGCAGCGACCGCAGCCTGCGCGGCGGCAACTGGCGCGCCGGGCTGGTGTACGCGCTCAGCGACGACCTGTCGCTGTACGGGCAATACTCCACCAGCGAGGACGGCGTCGGCGACTTGCTCACCCAGCGCCCGAACAAGCGCCTGGACCTGACCGAGGCCAGGCAGACCGAGATCGGCCTCAAGCAGCGTTTCTGGGATGCGCGGGGCGAATGGACGCTGGCGGCCTATCACATCGTCAAGCGGAAGCTGCCGGTGTACAACCCGGTCACCCACGACAGCCAGCAGGCCGGCCAGCAGACCTCCGATGGCCTGGAGGCCAGCCTGGAGCTGGCGCTGGGCAAGCAGTGGCAGCTGTCGGCCAACGCGGCACTGGTGCGGGCCAAGTACGATGACTTCCTCGAGGAAGGCAACGATGGCTCGGTCCACGACCGCGCCGGCAACCGCCCCCAGGATGTGCCGCGGCGCACCGCCAACCTATGGCTGAGCAAGGGCTTCGGCCAGGCCCTGGACGCGGGCATCGGCCTGCGTTACGTAGGCGAACGCTACAGCAGTGCCGCCAACGATCAGCAGGTGCCGGGCTACACCGTGGTCGATGCCAACCTCGGCTGGCAGGTGCTGCCCGACGTACGCCTGGGCCTGCAGTTGAACAACCTGTTCGACCGCCAGTATGCCCAGTCGAGCTACAGCGGCGAGCAATGGCTGCTGGGGGCGCCACGTTCGTACTTCGCCACCCTCGACTACACCTTCTGA
- the lpxO gene encoding lipid A hydroxylase LpxO, whose amino-acid sequence MKIALVLIFVLSIAYVHLRGRVRHKLTRQLGDHSSFLAPVNAFLYLFSKHPAKPYLPVSAFPELQVLQDHWQEIRKEGQQLLQAGEIKKSDNYDDVGFNSFFKTGWKRFYLKWYGESHPSAMTLCPRTTELLQGIGTVKAAMFATLPPGAKLVRHRDPYAGSYRYHLGLDTPNDDGCYIDVDGEKYSWRDGEGVVFDETYIHYAANTTEHNRIILFCDVERPLKYRWAAAFNRWFSRNVMAAAAAPNDANDKTGGINRLFTRIYKIRERGKAMKKRNRTRYYLEKWAVVAALVLVFIYI is encoded by the coding sequence ATGAAAATTGCACTCGTACTGATCTTCGTCCTCTCGATCGCCTATGTTCACCTGCGCGGTCGGGTGCGTCACAAGCTGACCCGCCAGCTAGGCGACCACTCCAGCTTCCTGGCCCCGGTCAACGCCTTCCTCTACCTGTTCTCCAAGCACCCGGCCAAGCCTTACCTGCCGGTCAGTGCCTTCCCCGAGCTGCAGGTGCTGCAGGACCACTGGCAGGAGATCCGCAAGGAAGGCCAGCAACTGCTGCAGGCCGGCGAGATCAAGAAGTCCGATAACTACGACGATGTCGGCTTCAACTCGTTCTTCAAGACCGGCTGGAAGCGCTTCTACCTGAAGTGGTACGGCGAGAGCCACCCTTCGGCGATGACCCTGTGCCCGCGCACCACCGAGCTGCTGCAAGGCATCGGCACGGTCAAGGCAGCCATGTTCGCCACCCTGCCGCCGGGCGCCAAGCTGGTGCGCCACCGCGACCCCTACGCCGGCTCGTACCGCTACCACCTGGGCCTGGACACGCCCAACGACGATGGCTGCTACATCGACGTGGACGGCGAGAAGTACTCCTGGCGCGACGGCGAGGGCGTGGTGTTCGACGAGACCTACATCCACTACGCCGCCAATACCACCGAGCACAACCGCATCATCCTGTTCTGCGACGTCGAGCGCCCGCTCAAGTACCGCTGGGCAGCCGCGTTCAACCGCTGGTTCAGCCGCAACGTCATGGCCGCCGCCGCCGCGCCCAACGATGCCAATGACAAGACCGGCGGCATCAACCGCCTGTTCACGCGTATCTACAAGATCCGCGAGCGTGGCAAGGCCATGAAAAAGCGCAACCGCACCCGCTACTACCTGGAGAAGTGGGCAGTGGTCGCGGCGCTGGTGCTGGTGTTCATCTATATCTGA
- a CDS encoding outer membrane beta-barrel protein: MSTRNLLRHACLLALVGAPLAATAAPSTDPLFTLGLLGSYDKFKFEGGSESDKEHMGQGGVFATFGNKMTAESGFIYQIGAEAKYGKKNDNKLKEAQADLDLGWRAALDARNFVDLSVGGGYSWTRFEPEINDLDTRLTYKSPFAKAALGYNHQFDASTLRVEVGARHTIDGRARLKVDDFGSDSVDMKDRTNPYAEVTLLMNQRGGMPVQVGAYYTRTEYKLDEDTPVADNTKLKRDEFGVKVGLAF; the protein is encoded by the coding sequence ATGTCTACCCGTAACCTGCTGCGTCACGCCTGCCTGCTGGCCCTGGTTGGTGCTCCCCTGGCCGCCACGGCGGCACCGAGCACCGATCCGCTGTTCACCCTCGGTCTGCTGGGTTCCTACGACAAGTTCAAGTTCGAAGGCGGTAGCGAGTCGGACAAGGAACACATGGGCCAGGGTGGCGTGTTCGCTACCTTCGGCAACAAGATGACCGCCGAGTCCGGTTTCATCTACCAGATCGGTGCCGAGGCCAAGTACGGCAAGAAGAACGACAACAAGCTCAAGGAGGCCCAGGCCGACCTTGACCTGGGCTGGCGCGCCGCGCTGGACGCGCGCAACTTCGTTGACCTGAGCGTGGGCGGCGGCTACAGCTGGACCCGCTTCGAGCCCGAGATCAACGACCTCGACACGCGGCTGACCTACAAGTCGCCGTTCGCCAAGGCGGCGCTGGGCTACAACCATCAGTTCGATGCCTCGACCCTGCGCGTGGAGGTGGGCGCGCGCCACACCATCGACGGCCGTGCGCGGCTCAAGGTCGATGACTTTGGCAGTGACAGTGTCGACATGAAGGACCGCACAAACCCGTATGCGGAAGTCACGCTGCTGATGAACCAGCGGGGCGGCATGCCGGTGCAGGTGGGGGCGTACTACACCCGCACCGAGTACAAGCTGGACGAGGATACCCCGGTGGCGGACAACACCAAGCTCAAGCGCGATGAGTTCGGGGTGAAGGTGGGGTTGGCGTTCTGA
- a CDS encoding phospholipase D-like domain-containing protein, with protein sequence MRASATGDYLRIRAIAGTHVVVLAWDFVTPPSLATLVGEQNLLGFAVQRKQFDAAGQVRTRYYLRGLKRFADKDKGLPPGTRVPTSEHPIQSFQWADYTATAEGDYEYAVQPVFGEPKNLRVDDALGVAVRVRCESTAAAGAGVRHDVYFNSGVIGSQAYAREFDNVAPDPDAPQSEPMRWLSRGLYEALLAFIERGARPGMGLRAAFYEFHYLPVAQALSAAARQGDVQVVYDAASKYKAENQATIAQAGLAAHAHPRTVSEGIRHNKFIVLLEYGQPVSVWTGSTNISAGGIFGHSNVGHVVHDPEIARQYLDYWTRLQRNLTPSKLRTPNAQASPLPALPLQPGTYPVFSPREDKDAPQARKTLQWYADLASAASQLVCFTAAFEIAAEFQAVFQAQNDVLRYVIKDDPLRATENIGTDGDVIFAAGSHLSEDNALVNALKERDNPLNSNDYIHTKYMLVDPLGEQPTVVTGSANFSDASQVKNDENMLVIHGDTRVADIYFGEFMRLFDHHYARYLAARYQTRPGSQGNYLKERVEQWLPAHLDPSNYRSKRRHYFVG encoded by the coding sequence ATGCGAGCATCCGCCACGGGTGACTACCTACGCATACGCGCCATCGCCGGCACCCATGTGGTGGTGCTGGCCTGGGACTTCGTCACGCCACCGAGCCTTGCAACGCTGGTCGGCGAGCAGAACCTGCTGGGCTTTGCCGTGCAGCGCAAGCAGTTCGACGCGGCCGGCCAGGTGCGTACCCGCTACTACCTGCGTGGTTTGAAACGCTTCGCAGACAAGGACAAGGGGCTGCCCCCGGGCACGCGGGTGCCGACCAGCGAGCACCCCATCCAGAGTTTCCAGTGGGCGGACTACACCGCCACTGCCGAAGGCGACTACGAATATGCGGTGCAACCGGTGTTCGGCGAGCCGAAGAACCTGCGTGTCGATGACGCGTTGGGGGTGGCCGTGCGGGTGCGCTGCGAAAGCACGGCGGCAGCAGGCGCGGGCGTGCGCCACGACGTGTACTTCAACAGTGGCGTGATCGGCTCCCAGGCCTATGCCCGGGAGTTCGACAACGTCGCCCCCGACCCCGACGCGCCGCAATCCGAACCGATGAGATGGCTGTCGCGAGGCTTGTACGAGGCCCTGCTTGCCTTCATCGAACGCGGTGCCAGGCCGGGCATGGGCTTGCGTGCGGCGTTCTACGAGTTCCATTACCTGCCGGTCGCCCAGGCGCTGAGCGCCGCCGCGCGGCAGGGCGACGTGCAGGTGGTCTACGACGCGGCCAGCAAGTACAAGGCCGAGAACCAGGCGACCATTGCCCAGGCCGGCCTGGCCGCCCATGCTCATCCGCGTACGGTCAGCGAGGGTATCCGCCATAACAAGTTCATCGTGCTGCTCGAGTATGGCCAGCCGGTCAGTGTCTGGACCGGCTCGACCAACATCTCGGCCGGTGGGATCTTCGGTCATTCGAATGTAGGGCATGTGGTCCACGACCCCGAGATCGCCCGGCAATACCTCGACTACTGGACACGCCTGCAACGCAACCTGACGCCGAGCAAGTTGCGCACGCCCAACGCCCAGGCCAGCCCGCTGCCGGCCTTGCCATTGCAGCCGGGTACCTATCCCGTGTTCAGCCCGCGCGAAGACAAGGACGCGCCCCAGGCGCGCAAGACCCTGCAGTGGTACGCCGACCTGGCGAGTGCGGCCAGTCAATTGGTGTGCTTCACCGCCGCGTTCGAAATCGCCGCCGAGTTCCAGGCGGTGTTCCAGGCACAGAACGATGTGCTGCGCTACGTGATCAAGGACGATCCGCTCAGGGCGACGGAAAACATCGGTACCGACGGTGACGTCATCTTCGCTGCCGGTAGCCATCTGAGCGAGGACAACGCCCTGGTCAACGCGCTGAAGGAACGCGACAACCCGCTCAACAGTAACGATTACATCCACACCAAGTACATGCTGGTCGACCCCTTGGGCGAGCAGCCCACGGTGGTGACAGGCTCGGCGAACTTCAGCGATGCCTCCCAGGTGAAGAACGATGAGAACATGCTGGTGATCCATGGCGACACCCGGGTGGCGGACATCTACTTCGGCGAGTTCATGCGCCTGTTCGACCATCACTACGCCCGCTACCTGGCGGCAAGGTACCAGACCCGGCCCGGCAGCCAGGGCAACTACCTGAAGGAGAGGGTCGAGCAATGGCTGCCGGCGCACCTCGACCCGTCGAACTACCGCTCGAAACGTCGGCACTATTTTGTTGGCTGA